A segment of the Bacillus licheniformis DSM 13 = ATCC 14580 genome:
GGTTTTCATTTTTAAAGGTTGTTCCGTCAAAACTGCCGACGAAATATTGCATGCCTGATCCTCCTGAGACAGCACCGTCTCCAACACTGACTTGCATCACCCATTTCGTTTCATTCGGCCTGCCCTCTACAGGAAGCTCAAACAGATCCGGACATTCCCACACGCCTCCATGGCTGCCCTCTCCTTCGCCGAATTCGCTCGCATATGTCCACCGCTTCAAGTCAGGCGATGTATAGATCAGAATTCGATCGCCCCCCGCAAGCAACATCACCCACTTTTTTGTCTGTTCATGCCAAATGACTTTCGGATCGCGGAAATCTCTTTTTCCCGGATTTGGAATGACAGGGTTGCCTGAGTACTTCGTCCATGTCCTGCCTTTGTCATTGCTGTAGGCGATGCTTTGCACTTGTTCCCCGCTCCGGTCCTGCGTATAAATGGCAACGAGCGGCTTCTCCGTCCCTGTTTGAAACCCTGTAGTATTATGCCGATCGGCGACAGCGCTGCCCGAAAAAATCGTTCCTTTTTCATCCGGATACAGTGCGACCGGCAAATGCTCCCACTTGACTAAATCTTTGCTTACCGCGTGCCCCCAATGCATTGGCCCCCAGCGCAAGCCATATGGATGATATTGATAAAACAGATGATATTCCCCCGCGTAATACACCATCCCGTTCGGGTCATTCATCCAGTTTGCTTCCGGCGTGAAATGATACTTGGGCCGATGATCCTCGTTATAGTAGTCCGGGTCGGCAGCAGCTGCGGAAAAGGCTTCCGGGAACATCATAGCCCCTATGATCCCCATCTGAATCATTCTCTTTTTCATGACTTTTTCCCCCCTCTTCTTCACTCGGTTTTTTAGGCAGGAAGTCCAAACAGCCGCCCCCTTTTTTGCGGCCGAATGGACCTGCTTCTCAAAAGCTAAGAAAAGAACACCCAAAACATGTTATGCCAAAAAACCTGCCCAATAGCCGACAATCCCGATGATAAAAATACCGAAAATCATGAGCAGAGGATTCACCCCTTTGCGAAGCATCCAGGCAGCGAGCAATGTCAATCCTAAAGGCAGCACACCAGGCATGATGCTGTCTAAAATGTTTTGCACGGTCTGTACATCGACTTTGCCTGCATCATCCTTAATTCTCGACACGACGATCGGGATATTGATTGTGGTCCACTTGGAAACGAGAGCTCCCATCACAAACAGCCCGAGTATTGAAGCGCCTTCCGTCAGTTTTTGAATGCGGTTCCCCACCAAGTCCTGCAATATTTCCATGCCTTTCACATAGCCGTACTTTAATCCGTAGTATTTAGTGCTTAATCTGACGGCGTTGATTAAAAAGAAAAACAAAAGCGGGCCGGCGATGTTTCCGCTTAAAGCAAGCGACGCTCCCAAGGCCGCCAAAACCGGGCGCAACGTCCCCCAGAAAATCGGGTCGCCCACGCCTGCCAACGGGCCCATTAAGCCGATTTTCATTCCATTAATTGCTTTGGCATCAATCTTTTTATTGTTGGCCATTTCTTCTTCCATCGCAGCGGTTACGCCAAATATCGGCGCTGTCAGCCACGGATGTGTATTAAACCATTCCAAATGGCGCTGGAGCGCTTCGCTCCGTTTTGCTCCCGGACCGTACAGTTTTTTGATCGCCGGAATCATGACGTAGCAGTAGCCGAGCGCCTGTACACGCTCAAAGTTAAAAGATCCGAGCAAAAAGTTTGAGCGGATAAACATACTGAAAATCTCTCTCTTCGTTAATCTTTTTTCTGTGCCCATTATTCGTCCCTCCTTTAATTTTTAAGCATCCAGATCATCGTCATCATCATAAGCGGCCATGCTGCCGTCACTGGCGGCAGCAACCGCCCCTTGAGCATGATTTTTTTGCATCACTTGCTGATATAAAAATGCCAGACAGAGCCCGAGGGCGCCGAAGCCGACTAAATTGAAATCGGTGAACGCGGCCAGCAAAAAACCGATATAGAAAAACGGCTTCAAATACGGAATGTTCATCATGTTGATGACCATCGCATACCCGACAACAACGATAATGCCTCCGCCTATTTGCAAGCCTTTTGTGATGACTTCCGGAATATTTCCCAAAAACGCCTGAACAGCGCTGACACTGATCAGAGCCACGATCAATGTCGGAATCATAACGCGCAGCGCCTGAAACGCCATGGCAGTTATATGCATAATTTCAATTCCTTTAAAATTGCCATCCTTTGCGTATTTGTCGGCGCGGTGAATTAAAAATACGGTGATCGTCCGGACGAAAATCGTCAGCGCCTGACCCGCAGCTGCCAAAGCCACCGCGACGGCGATCCCTTCGCCGATTCCCTGATCGGCGGTAATCACTAAGATAGTCGAAATCACGGAAGCGATGGCCGTATCGGGGGCCATTGCAAGACCGACATTCATCCAGCCAAGCGCCATCAGCTCCAGCGTTCCGCCGAGAATGATGCCTGTTTTCAGATCCCCGAGGACAAGGCCGACCAAAGTGCAGGCAATCAGCGGGCGATGTGTCTGCCCTTCGTCCAATACACTACCGATACCTGTTATAGCAGCGATGACAAGCAGCAAAATGATTTGAATCGTTGACATGCCTTTAGAACCTCCTTCTAGGATTTTGTTGCGTTTCTTAACATCTGCATAAAGTCTTCGCTCGAATCTGACGGCAGCTGCCTCAGTTCCAGCTTCACGCCCAATTCATGCAATTGTTCGAACGATTTGATGTCCTTTTCAGTAACGCTTACCGATTTCGTGATTTGCCTGCGGTTATTCTCGAAACGCATCCCGCCGACATTGACTATTTCGATCGGAACGCCTGCTTCGATTAAGGAAACAATGTCGCCCGGATTTTCGAATAACAGCATTGCCGTCGTATCTTCGTACCGCGGACTGTGGAACGCTTTGGCCATTTTGGAAATCGAAACGGCGCTGGCTTTTACATTTGAAGGTGCAACAGAAAGGATCAGCGTTTTTCTCATTTCGTCCTGTGCCACCTCATTGGAGACAACGATAATGCGATCAGCAGCGTGGATTTTGATCCATCTTGTTAATACTTGGCCGTGAATAAAGCGGTCATCAATTCTTGCCAAAACGATTTTCATTACAATTCATCCTCTCTTCCCTGATTGGACTGACTGAATTTTTCCAATTGCTCGCTGCATATTTGGAAGCATTCCCGGCTCATCTTTTTCAACTGGTTCAGCAGTTGTTTGAGCGGCATATGCTCCCTCAAGCTCAATGCCTCTAACAAAATCGGCAGGTTCACTCCGGCTGCCATATCGAATCTCCGCTCTTTCGCGATGTAAGGGGTCGCTGCGTTATATGGCGTCCCGCCGAAAATATCCACTAAAAAAAGCACCTCGTGTTCCTCCGGAACATCCTTCAGCGTCTGATGATATTTTTCTTGCAGTGTCTGAATGCCTTCCCCTTTCAGAAACGGCACCGCGATCAGGCTCTCCTCTTCTCCGAATATCATCCCTGAAGATTCTTTTAATGCTATGGGAAAGTTTCCGTGGCCGCTGATAATGACTGTAATCATGTACATTTGCTCCTTTCTTTTTTCGTTCGCTTATTTATAATGCAAGTATCGTGCCAACAAAACTGTATTAAGCGTTTTCATTGTATTTCAAGACGAATTATTTTCATATTTGAAACACGTTTAAGCATAAAAATAAACCTGTATTAAAATGGGGGTCCACTTAATACAGGTTTACATGAAAAAATTGCCGATGGGAAACAGCTATAACTCTTCAGCAAAGATGGACGCGATAAACATTTTTTCATCTTCGCTGATCGCAAGACCAAGCTTTTCTTCGTAAGGCTTTAATGTTTTCTCTGTGATGTGAAGAACGTTTTCAAGCTGATCATTCATCTCTTCCTCCTCCGGAAAAGCGATCGGGTTCTGTTTGATCACCCTTTCAAAAGCAAAAGCGGTATGCATGATGACTTTGATCAGCACAGCGTTGCTGAATGTCATACGCAGTTCGTCTTGAACCGTCTGAAGCCACTCCAACAGCATGTCTATCACATGATAGGGATTCAAAAAGACAAGATACTTCTTCAGGCTGTCTTCGCAAAGCTCCTTTACAACCACATTTTCACCGGATAATCCGCCGCTCATCGGGATATCGCCGGTTGCAATCACCTGCTGAATCACTTTTTCCCCTTCGCCTTCAATCAATACTTCTAAAGGGACGTGCGGAGCATCGATTTTAGGGTTCTTCGTGCCAACCGTGGCAAGAATCTCATACGCTTTTTCAATTTCTTTGATGCGGCTTGCTAATTTGATCGATGGCACCGTCAAAATGCTGATTTGTTCATCAGATGTCCTGCTCACGATTGATGTTAAAATCTCTTCGAGCTTCTTCGCCGTTCCGCCGCCTGTTGTGCAAATGGAGACGATCGCCTTCTTTTTGCCTGAGACCCGCGGTTTATCGGCCCATAAATCGATGAAATCCTTTGTAACCGAATCGTAGATGGCGTGCAAATTCAAATTCAAATAATTCACCTTGCGGACGGCATCGAGCACCATAGATGTCGTAACATTGCTGATCGTTTTTATTTTAACGCCCGTTTGTTGTTCAAGCCTGCTTTCCAGCATCGCAAGCGATCCCATGTCGACAAGCATTAAAACGCCTTCTCCTTCATCAACCTGCTTCACTTTCTCCGCTAGGCAGCTGACGATTTCCGAGGGTGAAACGGTCAAAGGCATATCAACCGCAGCGATCGGGGTGCTTCCCAGCAGTTCAGTGGCTACTTCAACCATAGAGCTTGCCGTGCTGTTTCCATGGGCGGCCACGACAATGCCCGTCCTTTTGTTTTCTTTCCATGATTTAATCGACTGAATGAGCATCGTCAAGTAGATGACTTCGATTTCCGGAACGGTTACTTTGAAATATGCTTGAATTTTATCTTTGAAAATGAGTGCGACCTCGTATTCTTTCACATGGGTTTCCCTGATTTCATCTGTTTCCTGCGAATTTAAGACATCAATCTGCTTTCCGCGCTTTAAAAATGCGGCGATGTGCATGCTCAGGAAATAGATGAATTTACGGTCGAACTTGCAGTCAAGCTCATGTTCGGCGACTCCCTTTAATTCTTTCGTCATCTGAATCACGTCGTCTTCAACGAATTTGAGTAAACTGTGGTTTTGAAGCATTTTCTGATTAAAAAAGCTTCTGACGTGCAAATGAATATCCGTTAATATATATTGATTGATTTGCTTTTTTGTTAAGCCTTCTTTATTGAGGATTTTCGCTTTTTCTTCTATGACATGATACAAGTTAAAGGAGTCATCGATTTTCGTTGCTTCATCTTCCACAATCGGAGAGATGATCGTTGTAATGTTGACATATTCAGAAATCATTTTGCTCCGTTCAATATTTTTGCTGCTGGACATCCAGTCCTCTTTGATCTCGTCCGGAAGATCCCGGACGGTCAGTTCAACAACCTCGTCTTTGTCAAGGTTATTTAAAAACCCGTGCGCACAGACCAGCTGTACATTTGATTTCAGCTGCCCGACATTTCCGAATTTTGCAGAATGAATCAGTGCATTATAGACATCGATGTGCACATTTAAGTTTTTTTTGATCCGCTCTGCTTCTTTCCCCAATAAAAACGTTGTCAGCTCCACTCTTTCTCCAAGGGACCGTTCATTGAGCGAAGGGATATGTACGGTCATCGGAATTCTCCGCAAAAATGTCTTCAGCAATGCAGAGCTCGGATTTTCTGTTGTCGCACAGATAAACAGGACTTTTGCCGTTCGTTTATGCTCTGTTTCACCAAGCCTGTTGTATGTGCCGCTGTCTATGAAATAAAACAGCATTTCCTGCCCCTCCGGCGGGAGGCGATGGATTTCATCCATAAACAGAATGCCCCCGTCCGCCTGCTCGACTAATCCTGCTTTGTCTTCACCCGCACCTGTAAAAGACCCTTTTTTATGTCCGAACAATTGAGAGAGCAATAATTGAGGGTTGTTATAGTAATCTGCACAGTTGAATGTGATGAACGGGGAATCGGGCTTCAATATGTCAGAATAAACGGCGAACTGGTAGATCCGATTCGCAAACAGCGATTTCCCCGAACCCGTCGGCCCGAGCAGCAGCATATGCAAGCCGTGCGGAGGATAAAAGACTGCCGCTTTCGCCTGAGAAATTGCCTTTTTCAAGCTCCCTTTAGCCCCGATCATGAGCTCGAGGGGATCGGCGGATATATTGCGCGCCGGCTTTTTTTGGCCGTCAGCCAGCCGCCTCAGTTCTTCAACCTCCATCAACTCTGAATTCCATTTGATGTTCAAGACGTTTTCAACAATTTCCACCGGGATGTAGCGGACGGGGAACGTTTTAATCTTGATCACCTTTTTGGCCCGAACGAGATTGTTTAATTCAAAGCTGACATTGGAACGCTCCATTTGCAGCTGCCCGGCGATTTCTTTAGCCGAATTCCCTTGTATCTTTAAAAGCTGATTGATATTCTTTTCGCGAAAATTATCCAGCAGCTGATGGTAGATTTTATCTATTCTTTTCATATGTATCATCCTTTGTTCTCGATTGATCAGCAAAAGGCTGGGGACTTTCTTGAAGATTCAGAATTCCAAAAGCGTATCACGGGATAAAAAAAGATCTTTTACAGATTGACAACCCCGGTTCACCCTACTTTTATATCGATTAGAGAGAGCTCTCATGACACATTTGGTGTTTTTGCTTCATCGGCATCTATGGAAACACCCTCCCAAAGTAGCAGCTTGTCAATAGTGTATCATCATTGAGAAAAATATTGGTGAAAACATCCTGTATTTTTCTTTAAATGCAAATGTTTTGTGACGAGCTCTGCTGGTTCGAGGTCGCTTCGATATCGTATGGCCGAACGATCGGCTGCCTAAGTCATTAAAAAAAGACCGTTGACGATGAACGGCCATTTTTTCTTCATGATTCATCTCCCTTGAAAATGAACGTTTCCTTTAAAAGTCTGCCTTCGCTTCCTTTTTCCGTCCAAATCATGTCCACTTCCAATTCGGTCGCATTCTCTGCCATAAGCAGATTGCGGTGCTTGACAGAGCTTCCGTGATTTAAGCTTTTGGCTAAAGAAACCGGATTTTCGTGAGGAATGTTCCAAAGCGAAAATTTCGTTGAAGAATTAGGCTCGTTCCGATAGACAAAAATTTCCGCCGAAGCCACATCGTGTCCAATGTTTTTGATTTCGACAGCATAAGTATGAAACGCTCCTTTTTCCGGTTTCGCCATTCCGTTTCCGGCTTCGGCTTTACCGATTTGAACTTCCCATTGTTTTGAAGCTTGTTTAACCGGCAATTCTTCAAACGTCAGCGCTTTCGTTTCAAATGACGGAACAATCAAGCCGAACAGGCACGATGCACATATGAATAACCGCATATTTTTCACTCCTGGATGGTTTATTTCCCCATATGTTTTCCTAATTCATAAATCCTATGTATACCGGCGTTTCACTCCGGCTTCCGGCAGGGTAAATAAAAGGATTGGAGTGATCAAGCAATGCCGCAAAACAATAACAAACGATATGAACTCTTTTTCAAAAAAAGATACAAAGTTCTACATACATTAAACGATTTTCTCATCGGCCTTTTATTCCTTGTCGGGAGCTTCTGCTTTTTCTCCGAGGAACTGAAGCCGGCGGGACTATGGATGTTTGTGATCGGCAGCTTTCAGCTGTTAATCAGGCCGACGATCCGTTTGGTTCATGATTTTCACTACAGAAAGTTTGTTGAGAGCCGGCGTTCCAAATGCCGTGAGTAAAATCACACAGCAGTGAGAGATGTTAAGAGACCCGCTAAGAAGTACATATAAAAAAGGCCGAATCATATCGGCCTTTCCTCTGTCACACAAGCCACTCCTCACAATCGGCGGCAAGCCGTTCCAACTCGTTTATAAAAGCGCCGGCATGATAGCCGTCACACACTGCATGGTGAACTTGCAAGGAAACGGGCAAAAATGTTTCCCTGCCTTCTGAAAAGTATTTCCCGTTTGTAATAATCGGCAGCAAGTGTTCGCTGTTATCAAGGTTTAAATTGAAGTTTGAAAAGCGCACCCATGGAATAGAAGAAACTGAAAACGTATTGGGCGGGATGTCCGGCTTAGCCCAAAGGCCCCTTTTGTCTCCAAAGCGCTCGGCGTCCAGAAGATATTGATGATAAAACTGCGAAAAATCGTCTGAGTATTCCGTCCAGAGGGCGGAAAACGTTTGGTCGTCCTGATGAAAAATCGCATAGCACGGATGCATTTGTTCCCAATAACCCAGCTGTCCTTTGTCATCAAACGTTGTTCTAAACTCAGGGCGCGAATGAATGACCCTTGATACGATATAAATAAAAGCCGGATACAGCTTGAGCTTCTTTTTCTTGAGCACGGCGAGCAAATTTGTCACATTGACGTTTGCCGTGATGCTGAAAGAACATTTCGCTTCCTTCATGTAATGGTCAAAATAAGATTTTCTATACCATGTGTCAAGCTCGATTGTTTGAAAATTCATGTTTTACCTCCTAAAATATAGATTTTTATTTTAGGAGGCCTGCTTCACTGATTCCGGCAATATTCTCACCCCATCCTGTGTTGTAAATGAATTGTAGCGCGTTTCGGAGGTCCAGGCAACAGTCTCTCTTCTTCTTTGTCTTCTTGCTGTGCCGTTCTCCGCCTCTCCACCTCCGGCTGTCATATAGGTTATACTGACATAGATCGGGGTGAAGATATGAACAGCAAATCACGATTGACGCCTGAAATGTGGCGGGCGATTACGGAAAACGATTCCGCCTATGACGGAGTTTTTTATTACGCGGTCAAAACGACCGGCATATTTTGCCGCCCTTCCTGCAAATCGAGAGTTCCGCAAATCGACAATGTGCAGATCTTTTTCAATGCAAAAGATGCTTTATCAGAAGGGTACCGCCCCTGCAAACGCTGCAATCCGGCCGGGGCGCTGCTGCCGGATGAAGAGCTGGCACAGCGTGTGGTGGAAATCATCGAGGAATCTTATCGCGATCCGCTGTCTCTGCAAGCTTTGGCTGACAGGTGCCATATCAGCCCTTTTCACCTGCAGCGGACATTTAAACGAATCAAAGGCGTCTCGCCGGCAGAATACATCCTGCAGAAAAGGATTGAGAAAGCGGTCGATTTGCTTGCTCATTCAGAACGATCGATCGCAGAAATCGCTTCAATGGTAGGCATTGCGAATGCGGAATATTTTGCCTCTTTGTTTAAAAAGAAGACTGGGCAATCGCCGACGTCGTACCGGCAAATGAAACGGAGGTAAACATATGGACGATCAAATCGTATACTGGCGTACGCTTATTTGCCGAGGTTGGCAGATTCACATTGGGGCGACTGCCCGCGGGCTCTGTTTTACAGGGGGATGGAATCAAGGCTTCGAGGATTTGGCCGCTTGGGCTGAAAAAAGATTTACACAGCCAGTTTTCATTCGGGATGACAAAGGATTGGCAGAATACGCCGAGCAGCTGCAGGCGTATTTGAACGGCAAGCGAACTCATTTCAGCTTTCCTGTCGACCTTGCCGGCACGCCTTTTCAGCTGGCAGTGTGGAAGGCGCTCTCCGAAATCCCTTACGGCAGCACTTGCTCCTATTCCGATATCGCCGAGCATATTGAAAAGCAGGCCGCTGTGCGGGCAGTAGGCGCGGCGATCGGCGCAAATCCGCTGTTAATGGTGGTGCCTTGCCATCGGGTTATCGGTAAAAGCGGGCAGCTCACGGGATACCGGGGCGGATTGGATATGAAAAAAGAACTGATGATGATGGAGTCCGGCGGTGTAACCGCACAATTCAATTAAAGCCCCGTTCGAATGTCGAACGGGGCCGTTTTGTTAAAAGTCAAAGTTATCGGGATCAGGGCCGACACGGGTGTTTTCATTCAGCGCGTCAATTTGCTTCATTTCCTCGGTGGTCAGTTCAAAATCAAATATGTCCGCGTTTTGGGCAATCCGCTCCGCTTTAGTCGACTTCGGAATCGTAACGACCCCGTTTTGCAAATCCCAGCGCAAAATGACTTGGGCCGGTGTCTTGCCGTACTTGTCCGCGATATCTTTCAGCAGTGGATGGCTGAGCAATTGGCCTTGCATCAGCGGCGACCATGCTTGCAGCTGGATGCCGTGCGCACGGCAAAACGCTTGCAGCTCTTTCTGCGTCAGCCGCGGATGATACTCAACCTGGTTGATCGCCGGTTTGACGGCGGCATCTTTCAGCAAGTCTTCCAGATGGTGAATCTGAAAATTGCTCACTCCGATTGCTTTTACGCGTCCTTGTTCATAAAGTGTTTCAAGCGCTTTCCACGCCGCTTTGTAGCGTCCTTCAACAGGCCAGTGGATCAGGTATAAATCAAGGTAGTCAAGTCCGAGCTTTTCGAGACTCGCCTCATAGGCTGCAATCGTTTCGTCATAGCCTAAATCGTCATTCCAGACCTTTGATGTAACAAACAGGTCTTCTCTTGAAATGCCGGCTTCTTTCAACCCCTCGCGGATTCCTTGCCCAACCCCCTCTTCATTACCGTAGATGGCTGCGGTATCAATACTGCGGTAGCCGTGTTTAATCGCCGTTTTTACGGCTTGTACCAGTTCGGGCCCTTCTTCTACTTTAAATACGCCAAGTCCAAACCAAGGCATAGCTGTCCCGTTATTCAATTTGATTCGATCTTGCAAATTTTTTGCTGTCATCATTTAATTGGCCTCCTTATATTTTGTATGCGTCATGCGCAGTTTTCCTTTAAAGCTTGATTTTGTTTTTGATCATTTTGTTTTTGATCATTTCGTTCCAGCGCCCTGCTCCAGCCTGTCAGCACGACGGCGCCGAGCACCATCAAAGCTCCCACCCATGGAGTGTGAATCAATCCGATCGATTGTGTGATGGCGCCTCCTGTATAAGAACCGATCGCTATACCGACGTTGAACGCCGCAATATTGACAGCTGATGCGACATCAACCGCCCCTGGAACAAACCGTTCAGCCAGAATCACCACATAGGACTGGAGCCCGGGGACATTCATGAAGGCTAAAAATCCCATCAGCATGATGACGATAAAGCCCGCTGCCTGATAAGGAGCAGCCGCCGTTAAGATGAGAAGCACAGCCGCCTGGGCGATGAACATATAGAATAATGCAGTAAGCGGTTTTTTGTTGGCCGCTTTACCTCCGATAATATTTCCGAGCGCGACGGCAATGCCGTAAGCAAGCAAAATGACGGCAACAGCTTCCTGTTTAAAGCCCGTCACATGCTGAAGCAGCGGGGATAAATACGTAAAGACAACAAATGTCCCTCCATAACCAAGCGCCGTAATGATGAATAAAAGCAGCAGCCGCCCATTGGTCACAAGCTTCAACTGGCTCTTGAAAGACGTTCGGACGCCTTTCGGCAAATCGCCCGGAACAAGTAAGCTGTTGGCGATAAACGCCAGTGCGCCGACAGCGACGATCGCCGCAAAAGCAATCCGCCAGCCGAACTGCTGACCGAGGAACGTGCCGATGGGAACTCCGGTAATCATTGCAATCGTCAGCCCGGTAAACATGATCGATATCGCTCCGGCTCTTTTATCCGCCGGGACTAGGCTTGCCGCAATCGTTGAACCGATTGACATAAATACGCCATGAGAAAACGCCGAAATCACGCGGGCGGTTAATAAAACACCGATGCTTCCGGCACATGCCGCAAGCCCGTTGCCGATCATAAAAATGAGCATAATCACCAGCAGCAGCGCTTTTCTCGGCATACTGGATGTGACAGACGTCAGAACAGGTGCGCCGACTGTTACGCCCAGTGCGTATAATGATACGGTCAGTCCTGCCGTCGTCACCGAAATATTCATGTCTTCAGCAATTAAAGGCAGAAGCCCCACGCTGATGAATTCGGTCGTGCCGATGGCAAATGCGCTGGCCGCCAAGGCTAAAAGCGCTAATATACTGCGTTTTTTATCATGAACAGAGGTCATTCTTTTTCTCCTTTCTTTTTTAAGGTATAGCAAATGGCTGCCGGCTAATGATATTATGGTACATATCATCTGCGAAAAAAAGTACGCACTTTTAAGTGTGATAGGAACCAAAAAGTGAGATAGGTACTTTTCGGTACCTATGGATTGGAGGAGAACATGAAGCCGAAAAAGTATAATATATCTGTCGAAGCTACACTTGAAGTGATCGGCGGGAAATGGAAATGCGTGATTTTGTGTCACTTGACGCACGGCAAAAAACGCACGAGCGAGCTCAAGCGGCTGATGCCGAACATTACGCAGAAAATGCTGACCCAGCAGCTGCGCGAACTGGAGGAGGACGGCGTCATCAACCGGATCGTGTACCAGCAGGTGCCGCCGAAGGTCGAATACGAACTCAGCGAATACGGATGGACGCTTAAAGACATTTTGGATTCGCTGTGCTCCTGGGGCGAAAAACACATTACAAAAGTGTATGGAGACAAATTTGCTGTTTTGGAGGACAGCGTGCTGAATGAACAATTACAGGAAACATGATAAATAAGTGGAGGTCAGGATGGGAAAATGGTTTCTTTCCGGAGGCGGAGATGCACACCAAACCGAACAGCTGGATCGGCATTTTGCCCGGAGCATCTGTCCTCATAAGCCATTATTGTATATTCCGATTGCCATGGACGCCGACAGGTATGATGACGGCTTCGACTGGATCAGCCGGCTCTTTCACCCGCTCGGCATCAAAAACATTGTCATGTGGACGGATGTCAAAGGTAAAACCGTACACGATTTAGACGTGTTTTCTGCCGTATATATCGGCGGAGGAAACACGTTTCGTCTGCTAAAACAATTCATCGAATCGCATTTTACCGCGGTTTTAAAGCGCTATGCCGAAAGCGGCGGCGCCATTTACGGCGGAAGCGCCGGCGCCGTCATTCTCG
Coding sequences within it:
- a CDS encoding PTS system mannose/fructose/sorbose family transporter subunit IID, which codes for MGTEKRLTKREIFSMFIRSNFLLGSFNFERVQALGYCYVMIPAIKKLYGPGAKRSEALQRHLEWFNTHPWLTAPIFGVTAAMEEEMANNKKIDAKAINGMKIGLMGPLAGVGDPIFWGTLRPVLAALGASLALSGNIAGPLLFFFLINAVRLSTKYYGLKYGYVKGMEILQDLVGNRIQKLTEGASILGLFVMGALVSKWTTINIPIVVSRIKDDAGKVDVQTVQNILDSIMPGVLPLGLTLLAAWMLRKGVNPLLMIFGIFIIGIVGYWAGFLA
- a CDS encoding PTS mannose/fructose/sorbose transporter subunit IIC, which gives rise to MSTIQIILLLVIAAITGIGSVLDEGQTHRPLIACTLVGLVLGDLKTGIILGGTLELMALGWMNVGLAMAPDTAIASVISTILVITADQGIGEGIAVAVALAAAGQALTIFVRTITVFLIHRADKYAKDGNFKGIEIMHITAMAFQALRVMIPTLIVALISVSAVQAFLGNIPEVITKGLQIGGGIIVVVGYAMVINMMNIPYLKPFFYIGFLLAAFTDFNLVGFGALGLCLAFLYQQVMQKNHAQGAVAAASDGSMAAYDDDDDLDA
- a CDS encoding mannose/fructose/sorbose PTS transporter subunit IIB, yielding MKIVLARIDDRFIHGQVLTRWIKIHAADRIIVVSNEVAQDEMRKTLILSVAPSNVKASAVSISKMAKAFHSPRYEDTTAMLLFENPGDIVSLIEAGVPIEIVNVGGMRFENNRRQITKSVSVTEKDIKSFEQLHELGVKLELRQLPSDSSEDFMQMLRNATKS
- a CDS encoding mannose/fructose/sorbose PTS transporter subunit IIA; protein product: MITVIISGHGNFPIALKESSGMIFGEEESLIAVPFLKGEGIQTLQEKYHQTLKDVPEEHEVLFLVDIFGGTPYNAATPYIAKERRFDMAAGVNLPILLEALSLREHMPLKQLLNQLKKMSRECFQICSEQLEKFSQSNQGREDEL
- a CDS encoding sigma 54-interacting transcriptional regulator, with the translated sequence MKRIDKIYHQLLDNFREKNINQLLKIQGNSAKEIAGQLQMERSNVSFELNNLVRAKKVIKIKTFPVRYIPVEIVENVLNIKWNSELMEVEELRRLADGQKKPARNISADPLELMIGAKGSLKKAISQAKAAVFYPPHGLHMLLLGPTGSGKSLFANRIYQFAVYSDILKPDSPFITFNCADYYNNPQLLLSQLFGHKKGSFTGAGEDKAGLVEQADGGILFMDEIHRLPPEGQEMLFYFIDSGTYNRLGETEHKRTAKVLFICATTENPSSALLKTFLRRIPMTVHIPSLNERSLGERVELTTFLLGKEAERIKKNLNVHIDVYNALIHSAKFGNVGQLKSNVQLVCAHGFLNNLDKDEVVELTVRDLPDEIKEDWMSSSKNIERSKMISEYVNITTIISPIVEDEATKIDDSFNLYHVIEEKAKILNKEGLTKKQINQYILTDIHLHVRSFFNQKMLQNHSLLKFVEDDVIQMTKELKGVAEHELDCKFDRKFIYFLSMHIAAFLKRGKQIDVLNSQETDEIRETHVKEYEVALIFKDKIQAYFKVTVPEIEVIYLTMLIQSIKSWKENKRTGIVVAAHGNSTASSMVEVATELLGSTPIAAVDMPLTVSPSEIVSCLAEKVKQVDEGEGVLMLVDMGSLAMLESRLEQQTGVKIKTISNVTTSMVLDAVRKVNYLNLNLHAIYDSVTKDFIDLWADKPRVSGKKKAIVSICTTGGGTAKKLEEILTSIVSRTSDEQISILTVPSIKLASRIKEIEKAYEILATVGTKNPKIDAPHVPLEVLIEGEGEKVIQQVIATGDIPMSGGLSGENVVVKELCEDSLKKYLVFLNPYHVIDMLLEWLQTVQDELRMTFSNAVLIKVIMHTAFAFERVIKQNPIAFPEEEEMNDQLENVLHITEKTLKPYEEKLGLAISEDEKMFIASIFAEEL
- a CDS encoding YrhK family protein, whose translation is MPQNNNKRYELFFKKRYKVLHTLNDFLIGLLFLVGSFCFFSEELKPAGLWMFVIGSFQLLIRPTIRLVHDFHYRKFVESRRSKCRE
- the catA gene encoding type A chloramphenicol O-acetyltransferase, whose product is MNFQTIELDTWYRKSYFDHYMKEAKCSFSITANVNVTNLLAVLKKKKLKLYPAFIYIVSRVIHSRPEFRTTFDDKGQLGYWEQMHPCYAIFHQDDQTFSALWTEYSDDFSQFYHQYLLDAERFGDKRGLWAKPDIPPNTFSVSSIPWVRFSNFNLNLDNSEHLLPIITNGKYFSEGRETFLPVSLQVHHAVCDGYHAGAFINELERLAADCEEWLV
- a CDS encoding bifunctional transcriptional activator/DNA repair enzyme AdaA codes for the protein MNSKSRLTPEMWRAITENDSAYDGVFYYAVKTTGIFCRPSCKSRVPQIDNVQIFFNAKDALSEGYRPCKRCNPAGALLPDEELAQRVVEIIEESYRDPLSLQALADRCHISPFHLQRTFKRIKGVSPAEYILQKRIEKAVDLLAHSERSIAEIASMVGIANAEYFASLFKKKTGQSPTSYRQMKRR
- a CDS encoding methylated-DNA--[protein]-cysteine S-methyltransferase; the encoded protein is MDDQIVYWRTLICRGWQIHIGATARGLCFTGGWNQGFEDLAAWAEKRFTQPVFIRDDKGLAEYAEQLQAYLNGKRTHFSFPVDLAGTPFQLAVWKALSEIPYGSTCSYSDIAEHIEKQAAVRAVGAAIGANPLLMVVPCHRVIGKSGQLTGYRGGLDMKKELMMMESGGVTAQFN